One part of the Rutidosis leptorrhynchoides isolate AG116_Rl617_1_P2 unplaced genomic scaffold, CSIRO_AGI_Rlap_v1 contig375, whole genome shotgun sequence genome encodes these proteins:
- the LOC139883254 gene encoding auxin response factor 5-like yields MGSSAEGSIKTGGPVTVTLPQPTLLEEMKLLKEIQDQSSKTINSELWHACAGPLVTLPQVGSLVYYFPQGHSEQVAVSTKRTATSQIPNYPNLPSQLMCQVHNVTLHADRETDEIYTQMCLQPVNSEKDVFPVPDFGLRPSKHPSEFFCKTLTASDTSTHGGFSVPRRAAEKLFPPLDFAMQPPTQELVVRDLHDNTWTFRHIYRGQPKRHLLTTGWSLFVGAKRLRAGDSVLFIRDEKSQLMVGVRRANRQQTTLPSSVLSTDSMHIGILAAAAHAATSRSSFTIFYNPRACPSEFVIPLVKYRKAVYGTRISVGMRFGMMFETEESGKRRYMGTIIGISDLDPLRWPGSKWRNLQVEWDEPGCGDKQNRVSPWDIETPESLFIFPSLTSALKRPLHTGFMGGETEWGSLVKRPLIQVPEGGGMNLLPFASVPNLCSEQLIKMIMKPQPQIVNHPSLPQDNNPKVIPGHEVNTMQGTVNQKPQAFNTESAIPPKLIYPHLCPDQSSAMGLSSEVHVTNKVPPPYKTENQAPVETKDEKLNVDSHLKKDVLNQVPSTSTGELPEENIASGPSSQQNHLNHPIILNQNQGQIQSQACSWPPQPLQIPIADSNVLHGSSPFVNPDELMFSSTNKSVAALIRSPGPFSVCGSQDPSATFGDPVGQLPLISQELWDHQGINLRFPSQGDQLTPLPEQDPSSLCGISNSVCLKDLSAESNNQSGIYSCLNLDASNGGSSAIDPSISSAILDDFCTIKDGPFPNLSDCLVGNFSSSQDVQSQITSASLADSQAFSRQDFPDNSGGTSSSNVDFDESSILKNSTWQQQVAPPMRTYTKVQKAGSVGRSIDVTNFKNYEELLSAIEYMFGLEGLLNDPRGSGWKLVYVDYENDVLLVGDDPWEEFVGCVRCIRILSPVEVQQMSEEGMKLLNASAGQVVNATTS; encoded by the exons ATGGGTTCTTCTGCAGAGGGAAGCATCAAGACTGGAGGGCCTGTGACTGTGACTCTACCGCAGCCTACTCTTCTTGAAGAAATGAAGCTGTTGAAAGAAATTCAAGATCA GAGCTCGAAGACAATAAATTCAGAGTTATGGCACGCTTGTGCGGGTCCGCTTGTCACATTGCCTCAGGTTGGAAGTCTGGTGTATTATTTCCCTCAAGGACACAGTGAACAG GTTGCAGTCTCTACTAAAAGAACGGCTACTTCACAAATTCCAAATTATCCAAATCTCCCATCACAGCTTATGTGCCAAGTTCACAACGTGACTCTCCAT GCCGACAGAGAGACAGATGAAATATATACTCAGATGTGTCTTCAACCTGTTAATTCT GAAAAAGATGTATTTCCAGTACCTGACTTTGGACTAAGGCCAAGCAAACATCCAAGTGAGTTCTTTTGCAAGACTTTGACGGCGAGTGATACAAGTACACATGGTGGCTTCTCAGTGCCACGGAGAGCAGCAGAAAAGCTCTTCCCTCCATTG GATTTTGCAATGCAACCACCAACTCAAGAGCTTGTTGTTCGAGATTTGCATGATAACACCTGGACATTCCGCCATATATACAGGG GACAGCCAAAGCGACACCTTCTTACCACTGGGTGGAGCTTGTTTGTTGGTGCAAAAAGGCTCCGAGCAGGCGATTCTGTTCTATTCATTAG GGATGAGAAGTCACAGCTGATGGTGGGTGTAAGGCGTGCAAATCGCCAACAAACAACATTACCATCGTCGGTTTTATCAACAGATAGCATGCATATTGGTATCCTTGCAGCTGCGGCTCATGCTGCCACGAGTCGAAGCTCATTCACGATTTTCTACAATCCGAG GGCATGCCCGTCGGAATTTGTCATTCCTTTGGTTAAATACAGAAAAGCCGTATATGGGACTAGGATTTCTGTTGGCATGAGGTTCGGCATGATGTTTGAAACTGAAGAGTCAGGAAAACGCAG ATATATGGGTACAATAATTGGCATTAGTGACTTGGATCCACTACGATGGCCTGGATCAAAATGGCGAAATTTGCAG GTGGAGTGGGATGAACCGGGGTGTGGTGATAAGCAGAATAGGGTCAGTCCATGGGATATTGAGACCCCAGAAAGTCTCTTTATTTTTCCTTCTCTGACCTCAGCTCTCAAAAGGCCACTGCATACTGGTTTTATGG GAGGAGAAACTGAATGGGGAAGTTTAGTCAAGAGACCTCTTATCCAGGTTCCTGAAGGTGGAGGCATGAACCTTCTTCCTTTTGCTTCAGTTCCAAATCTGTGCTCGGAGCAGCTAATTAAGATGATAATGAAGCCTCAACCTCAAATTGTGAACCATCCTTCTCTTCCTCAAGATAACAATCCTAAGGTCATTCCTGGGCATGAAGTGAACACTATGCAGGGAACAGTGAATCAGAAGCCACAGGCTTTCAATACAGAAAGTGCCATTCCGCCAAAGCTTATATATCCTCATCTCTGTCCTGATCAATCTAGTGCCATGGGTCTGTCATCTGAAGTTCATGTAACTAACAAGGTGCCGCCTCCGTACAAGACTGAAAATCAAGCACCGGTAGAGACAAAGGATGAAAAGTTGAATGTAGATTCCCACCTCAAAAAAGATGTACTAAACCAAGTACCTTCGACCTCCACTGGAGAGCTTCCAGAGGAAAATATTGCCTCTGGTCCTTCCAGTCAACAAAACCACTTAAACCATCCGATAATCCTCAACCAGAACCAGGGTCAAATTCAATCGCAGGCCTGTTCATGGCCTCCACAACCCCTGCAGATACCCATCGCTGATTCTAATGTGCTGCATGGGTCATCCCCTTTTGTAAACCCTGATGAGTTGATGTTCTCTTCTACAAATAAATCTGTAGCTGCATTAATTAGATCGCCAGGCCCATTTTCCGTTTGTGGGTCACAAGACCCATCTGCCACTTTTGGAGATCCAGTAGGCCAATTACCTTTGATTAGTCAGGAATTGTGGGATCATCAGGGCATTAATTTACGCTTTCCATCCCAAGGAGACCAACTTACTCCACTTCCTGAGCAGGACCCGTCAAGCCTTTGTGGCATATCCAATTCAGTTTGTTTGAAGGATTTATCAGCTGAGAGCAACAACCAGAGCGGAATTTATAGTTGTCTTAACTTAGATGCTAGCAATGGCGGAAGTTCTGCAATTGATCCATCTATCTCAAGTGCCATTTTAGACGATTTTTGCACAATAAAGGATGGACCTTTTCCGAATCTTTCAGATTGTTTGGTGGGCAACTTCAGTTCAAGCCAAGATGTTCAGTCTCAGATTACTTCTGCAAGTCTTGCAGATTCTCAGGCTTTCTCAAGACAAGACTTCCCTGATAATTCAGGCGGTACATCTTCGAGCAATGTTGATTTTGATGAGAGTAGCATTTTGAAAAACAGCACATGGCAGCAGCAAGTAGCCCCACCTATGCGCACCTATACTAAG GTTCAAAAGGCAGGATCAGTCGGAAGGTCGATTgatgtgacaaattttaaaaactaTGAGGAGCTGTTATCTGCGATAGAATACATGTTTGGACTTGAGGGGCTGCTAAATGATCCAAGGGGCTCTGGCTGGAAACTGGTCTATGTCGATTATGAGAATGACGTCTTGCTTGTTGGTGATGATCCTTGGGA GGAATTTGTTGGCTGCGTCCGATGCATCAGAATTTTGTCACCTGTGGAAGTTCAGCAGATGAGCGAAGAGGGAATGAAGCTCCTTAATGCCTCCGCAGGACAAGTAGTGAATGCTACTACGTCTTAA